One region of Nycticebus coucang isolate mNycCou1 chromosome 10, mNycCou1.pri, whole genome shotgun sequence genomic DNA includes:
- the LOC128596624 gene encoding androgen-binding protein homolog, which produces MKGALLMLALLVTGELSFKTAEACPLFYLVFGALGLGDKHILDTILDKVKATEPEKAAFEKVQECYNEGGIKAKTLDLLAMGSITISPACLSFAGKELKEDVKKGLSKLNPFSR; this is translated from the exons ATGAAGGGGGCACTGCTTATGCTGGCCTTGCTGGTGACCGGAGAGCTGAGCTTCAAGACGG CAGAAGCTTGCCCTCTTTTCTACTTAGTCTTTGGTGCACTTGGCCTTGGAGACAAGCACATATTGGACACCATCCTCGATAAGGTCAAGGCTACTGAACCAGAAAAGGCAGCCTTTGAAAAAGTCCAGGAATGCTACAATGAGGGGGGTATCAAAGCCAAGACATTGGATCTGCTTGCCATG GGCTCCATCACCATTAGTCCAGCATGCCTCAGCTTCGCAGGAAAAGAGCTAAAGGAAGATGTCAAAAAAGGACTTTCCAAACTGAACCCTTTTTCGAGATGA